A stretch of Halomonas elongata DSM 2581 DNA encodes these proteins:
- a CDS encoding DUF368 domain-containing protein — MKRHLGLLLKGAGMGAADAVPGVSGGTIAFITGIYEELIHTIKCFGPEAIVVWRRQGLAALVEYLNLRFLVPLLVGIALSLVSVAHLVVWLMEAQPRLLDGFFFGLVAASALVVWRHPVAWRWWYLVPLVLGLLLAQWLPALMPWVSQLGSMNLMLAAGGAIAISALLLPGVSGSFLLLTMGLYGTVMEGVRNFDVGLLAVFGGGCLLGLFVFSRLLSWLLRHCHGATLQMLVGFILGSLPTLWPWRQLASYQLGPDGQMIPLEYHYLTPGNFGVVTGDPVQLPAVLALMLVGAGLVLCVDRFNRGTDTPRAGGRDSVDKDKEDGSNA, encoded by the coding sequence TTGAAGCGTCATCTTGGTCTCTTGCTCAAGGGTGCCGGCATGGGAGCCGCCGATGCGGTGCCCGGAGTCTCGGGCGGTACCATCGCCTTCATTACCGGTATCTACGAAGAGTTGATCCACACCATCAAGTGTTTCGGCCCGGAGGCCATCGTCGTATGGCGCCGCCAGGGGCTGGCCGCTCTGGTCGAGTATCTCAACCTGCGTTTTCTGGTGCCTCTGCTGGTCGGCATCGCACTCAGCCTGGTCAGCGTCGCCCATCTGGTCGTGTGGTTGATGGAGGCGCAGCCACGCTTGCTCGACGGTTTCTTCTTCGGCCTGGTGGCGGCCTCGGCGCTGGTGGTCTGGCGTCATCCCGTGGCGTGGCGATGGTGGTACCTGGTGCCGCTGGTCCTCGGACTGCTGCTGGCGCAATGGCTGCCTGCCCTGATGCCCTGGGTATCGCAATTGGGCAGTATGAACCTGATGCTGGCGGCGGGAGGCGCCATCGCCATCAGCGCATTGTTGCTGCCGGGAGTTTCCGGCAGTTTTCTGCTGCTGACCATGGGGCTTTATGGCACCGTGATGGAAGGCGTGCGGAATTTCGACGTGGGCTTGCTCGCCGTGTTCGGCGGCGGCTGCCTGCTCGGGCTGTTCGTCTTCTCGCGTCTGCTGTCCTGGTTGCTTCGGCATTGCCATGGCGCCACGCTGCAGATGCTGGTTGGCTTTATTCTGGGATCATTGCCGACCCTCTGGCCCTGGCGTCAACTGGCGTCTTACCAGCTCGGGCCGGATGGGCAGATGATCCCGCTGGAGTATCATTATCTGACCCCGGGAAACTTCGGTGTGGTCACCGGTGATCCCGTCCAGTTACCGGCCGTGCTGGCATTGATGCTGGTCGGCGCCGGGCTGGTGCTGTGCGTTGATCGCTTCAACCGCGGCACCGATACCCCACGAGCCGGTGGGCGTGATAGCGTAGACAAGGACAAGGAGGATGGTTCCAATGCATAA
- a CDS encoding peptidoglycan DD-metalloendopeptidase family protein produces the protein MVPMHKGLLISGLALALAGCATSQSEAPPVQVEDLSAGRAASTPAEYTVKSGDTLYGIAWRHDMDYRDLAEMNNIGPPYNIQPGQRLVLGGNGGSAGRATASSEAGSGADGGTAVASGVAAAGAVTSGTQSGSTSGGEDGSLDWLLPEDAASDGSANADGSNAGAPGPVYEDGEKVASAEDDAASDDSATADDEGESGDSESTGSETDESADTESSSSETAATEERTESATASQDTQSNEPRRYTPVDEVPWQWPTDGGVVGNYGEGDSITAGIDIDGQKGQPVKAAGPGIVVYAGSGVRGYGNLILLKHNDEYLSAYAHNDTLRVKENDVVQAGEVIATMGDSDAQDVRLHFEVRKDGQPQDPLEYLPAR, from the coding sequence ATGGTTCCAATGCATAAGGGGCTGCTGATCTCGGGGCTTGCGCTGGCACTGGCCGGTTGTGCCACATCCCAGAGCGAGGCACCGCCGGTACAGGTCGAGGACCTGTCGGCCGGCCGGGCGGCGTCGACACCCGCCGAATATACCGTCAAGTCCGGTGACACCCTGTACGGGATCGCCTGGCGACACGACATGGATTATCGCGACCTGGCCGAGATGAACAACATCGGCCCGCCCTACAATATCCAGCCTGGTCAGCGGCTGGTGCTGGGCGGCAATGGTGGCTCGGCCGGTCGAGCGACTGCGTCGAGCGAAGCCGGGAGCGGTGCCGATGGGGGAACAGCCGTGGCCAGTGGCGTGGCGGCCGCCGGTGCCGTGACCAGCGGCACCCAGAGCGGGAGCACCAGTGGCGGCGAGGATGGTTCGCTGGACTGGCTGCTGCCCGAGGACGCCGCCTCCGACGGCTCGGCGAACGCGGATGGCTCGAATGCCGGTGCACCCGGGCCCGTCTACGAGGATGGCGAAAAGGTGGCATCCGCCGAGGATGACGCGGCCTCCGATGACAGCGCGACGGCCGACGACGAAGGCGAAAGCGGTGACAGCGAGTCCACCGGCTCCGAAACCGACGAGAGCGCCGATACCGAGTCCTCGTCGAGCGAGACCGCCGCGACCGAGGAGCGCACCGAGTCCGCCACGGCTTCCCAGGACACGCAAAGCAATGAGCCGCGTCGTTATACCCCGGTGGACGAGGTGCCCTGGCAGTGGCCGACCGATGGCGGTGTCGTGGGCAATTACGGTGAAGGCGACAGTATCACCGCCGGCATTGATATCGATGGTCAAAAGGGGCAACCTGTCAAGGCAGCCGGGCCAGGCATCGTGGTCTATGCGGGAAGCGGGGTGCGCGGTTACGGCAACCTGATTCTGCTCAAGCACAACGACGAGTACCTGAGTGCCTACGCCCACAACGACACCTTGCGTGTGAAGGAGAATGACGTTGTCCAGGCCGGCGAGGTGATCGCTACCATGGGCGACAGCGATGCCCAGGATGTCAGGCTGCATTTCGAGGTTCGCAAGGACGGCCAGCCTCAGGATCCCCTGGAGTATCTGCCTGCACGTTGA